In Apium graveolens cultivar Ventura chromosome 10, ASM990537v1, whole genome shotgun sequence, the following are encoded in one genomic region:
- the LOC141689012 gene encoding uncharacterized protein LOC141689012: MSTEKAPVTVTDLVEEAKKRIVLLTVCVVGLSYLMSLTSSSVLVNLPAAAVLIIMLRYFALDFDMRRKSAAYNSKPASANTNFQKKYEAPKVVIRNSEWRRKVNSPAVEDALDHFSRHLVSEWVTDLWYSRITPDRQAPEELVRIINGVLAEIACRVRNIDLIDFLTRDVIKLFCVHLEVFRVCHVKIQKRQMGSLTIGQRDIELKYVLAAQNKLHPALFSTDAEHKVLQHLMEGLVSLTFKPDDLHCSLFRYIVRELLSCAVMRPVLNLANPRFINERIEGVAMSSKKADKVVVVAQQVKSSESPKISNVQISRSLDPSVKGVELVPVKKDQPNSSTDNIDAEDLNGGLSKDPLLSIGTQSTRSWSSFPADSQTGDGRCIQRHHSGGEWGDKLDVISRRKTEALAPEHFENMWAKGRNYKKKEGADNSVFPVQQSTSVGLSKPVDDQKSLSKYGGKAVAEKVIAKDPAAASGGSASSGGKKLNPSVNWSNSGHPKIAPYEEDNDDSVNSDDAESGSTSSFPSDDEDSNITGLDTPSIKVWDGRNNRNHSVTRIHHPLEISKGRKARKTSKGRVQSQKLLRSQSGRKNSRSGSQISDVWQEIERTSVSMEGQDILKPFKGQVKSDGSSGDSETESLGRTNSGATASTSLSSISIPESHGLALNTPVTSLLADSFLTLRCEVVCANIVKSGSSTFAVYSIFVTDVENKSWSIKRRFRHFEELHRRLKEYPEYTFHLPPKHFLSTGLDVPVIRERCKLLDAYLKKLLQLPTISGSIEVWDFLSVDSQTYSFLDSISIIETLSDDTSHEKKKEIGASVRATRHAIDQFPPKRGLPNSGMKESVPQMRINHVPDLSRMNTMNAPPNPPERPAIAIGKPMENSSKTIDIQVQDKIPLDSKMGTTVKEADIYQSHSETEPHIDGGGIDPALPSDWIPPNLCVPILDLVDVLFQLHDGGWIRRKAFWVAKQVLQLGMGDAFDDWLIEKIQILRRGSVVASGIRRVEQILWPDGIFLTKHPKRQRPTPSASSYNSPQGQSPAPLSSPKEDDIRKLDELQEKEARRREQFVYELMIDNAPAALVGLVGRKEYDHCAKDLYYFLQSSVCLKQLAYGLLELLLLSAFPELENIFRQLHEEKDKFGELKQS, from the exons ATGAGTACGGAAAAAGCTCCGGTGACGGTGACGGACCTGGTAGAGGAAGCTAAGAAGCGGATTGTTCTACTCACTGTGTGTGTTGTCGGCCTCTCTTATCTCATGTCTT TAACAAGCTCCTCGGTTTTAGTCAACTTGCCTGCTGCTGCTGTCTTAATCATTATGCTTCGCTACTTTGCCCTGGATTTTGACATGCGGAGGAAATCAGCAGCATACAACAGCAAACCAGCCTCGGCAAATACCAATTTTCAAAAAAAGTACGAGGCGCCGAAAGTTGTCATTAGAAATTCTGAGTGGAGGAGGAAAGTGAATTCTCCGGCTGTTGAGGATGCATTAGATCATTTTTCCAGACATTTAGTTTCGGAATGGGTGACAGATCTCTGGTATTCTCGCATTACCCCTGATAGACAAGCTCCAGAAGAACTTGTGCGAATCATAAATGGTGTGCTAGCTGAAATTGCCTGTCGTGTGAGAAACATAGACCTCATAGATTTTCTAACAAG AGATGTCATTAAACTTTTTTGCGTCCACCTGGAAGTTTTCCGAGTATGTCATGTTAAGATTCAGAAGCGACAAATGGGGTCTTTGACTATAGGACAGCGGGACATAGAGTTAAAATATGTTCTAGCTGCACAGAACAAATTGCACCCTGCCCTATTTTCAACGGACGCAGAGCACAAG GTTCTGCAGCATCTAATGGAGGGTCTTGTTTCTTTAACATTTAAGCCTGATGATCTGCACTGTTCTTTATTCCGTTATATTGTCAGGGAACTTCTATCTTGTGCAGTAATGCGACCAGTTTTAAACTTGGCCAACCCAAG GTTTATCAATGAAAGGATTGAAGGTGTGGCTATGTCTTCAAAAAAAGCTGATAAAGTGGTGGTGGTTGCACAGCAGGTTAAGTCAAGTGAATCTCCAAAGATATCAAACGTTCAAATATCACGGTCTCTAGACCCTTCTGTAAAGGGTGTTGAACTTGTGCCAGTTAAAAAGGATCAACCTAATTCTTCAACAGATAATATTGATGCAGAGGATTTGAATGGGGGACTTTCCAAGGATCCATTACTTTCCATTGGTACTCAGTCAACTCGTTCATGGAGCTCCTTTCCAGCAGACTCCCAGACTGGTGATGGAAGATGTATTCAGAGACACCATTCTGGAGGAGAATGGGGTGACAAGTTAGATGTGATTTCTCGTAGAAAAACTGAAGCCCTGGCTCCAGAACATTTTGAAAATATGTGGGCTAAAGGCAGAAACTATAAAAAGAAGGAAGGTGCAGATAATTCAGTATTTCCGGTTCAACAAAGTACCTCTGTAGGTTTATCCAAACCGGTGGATGATCAAAAATCCTTGTCCAAGTACGGAGGGAAGGCTGTTGCAGAAAAGGTAATTGCTAAAGACCCTGCTGCAGCTTCTGGAGGTTCTGCAAGTTCTGGTGGAAAGAAGTTAAATCCTAGTGTTAACTGGAGCAATTCTGGTCACCCTAAAATTGCTCCATATGAAGAAGATAACGACGACAGTGTGAATTCAGATGATGCTGAATCAGGGAGCACAAGTTCATTTCCTTcagatgatgaagatagcaataTAACAGGACTTGATACTCCAAGTATTAAAGTTTGGGATGGTAGAAATAATAGAAATCATTCTGTTACTCGCATTCATCATCCTCTTGAAATTTCAAAGGGCCGTAAGGCAAGAAAGACAAGCAAGGGACGTGTTCAGTCTCAGAAATTGCTTAGATCACAGTCTGGGAGAAAAAACTCTAGGTCAGGCAGTCAAATATCTGATGTCTGGCAAGAGATTGAGAGAACTAGTGTCTCAATGGAGGGTCAGGATATACTGAAACCTTTTAAAGGGCAAGTGAAATCTGATGGTTCAAGTGGTGACTCTGAGACGGAATCATTAGGTAGAACTAACAGTGGAGCAACTGCGTCTACATCACTCTCCTCTATCTCTATACCTGAAAGCCACGGTTTGGCTTTAAACACCCCAGTCACCTCATTGTTAGCAGATTCTTTTTTGACATTAAGATGTGAG GTAGTGTGTgctaatattgtgaaaagtggTTCTAGCACATTTGCTGTATATTCGATCTTCGTTACAGATGTAGAGAATAAAAGTTGGTCTATCAAAAGAAG GTTTCGTCATTTTGAGGAACTCCATCGACGTCTTAAGGAGTATCCAGAGTATACATTCCATTTGCCGCCAAAGCATTTTCTTTCGACAGGTCTTGATGTGCCTGTCATTCGAGAACGATGTAAATTGCTTGATGCATATTTGAAG AAGCTCTTGCAACTTCCAACCATATCAGGGTCGATTGAAGTTTGGGACTTTCTTAGTGTTGATTCTCAG ACATACAGTTTCTTGGATTCTATATCTATCATTGAGACTTTGTCAG ACGATACATCACACGAAAAGAAGAAAGAGATTGGTGCTTCTGTTAGGGCCACTAGGCATGCCATTGATCAGTTTCCCCCCAAGAGAGGACTTCCAAATTCTGGAATGAAGGAGTCTGTGCCTCAAATGAGGATAAATCACGTGCCGGATCTGTCAAGGATGAACACAATGAATGCACCTCCCAATCCTCCAGAAAGGCCAGCAATAGCTATTGGAAAACCAATGGAGAATTCCAGTAAAACAATTGATATACAAGTGCAAGATAAAATACCTTTGGACAGCAAGATGGGGACTACTGTTAAGGAAGCTGACATTTACCAATCACACTCAGAAACTGAGCCACATATTGACGGTGGTGGTATTGATCCAGCACTCCCTAGTGAT TGGATTCCTCCGAATTTGTGTGTGCCCATTCTGGATTTGGTTGATGTTCTTTTCCAGCTTCATGATGGCGGATGGATAAG ACGTAAGGCTTTTTGGGTGGCCAAACAAGTATTGCAACTGGGAATGGGCGACGCGTTTGATGATTGGCTAATTGAGAAAATTCAGATTCTCCGTAGGGGATCAGTGGTTGCTTCAGGTATTAGGCGGGTTGAACAG ATTCTCTGGCCTGATGGAATATTTCTAACAAAGCATCCAAAGCGACAAAGACCGACTCCCTCCGCAAGTTCATATAATTCCCCACAAGGCCAATCCCCCGCACCTCTCTCATCACCTAAAGAAGATGATATCCGGAAACTGGATGAGCTTCAGGAAAAGGAAGCTCGACGGCGTGAGCAATTTGTTTATGAGCTAATGATTG ATAATGCACCAGCTGCCCTTGTAGGTCTTGTTGGTCGCAAGGAGTATGATCATTGTGCCAAGGACCTGTACTACTTCCTTCAG TCGTCTGTCTGTTTGAAGCAACTAGCTTATGGCCTCCTCGAGCTTCTACTTTTGTCTGCTTTCCCTGAGCTGGAAAATATCTTCAGGCAGTTGCATGAAGAGAAAGATAAGTTTGGAGAACTCAAACAGTCCTAG